A window of Macaca thibetana thibetana isolate TM-01 chromosome 7, ASM2454274v1, whole genome shotgun sequence genomic DNA:
ATTGTCTAAGGTAATACAAGTAGACATCTATATTATTAGAACTTGAACTctggctgggtatagtggctcatgcctgtaatcccagtgctttgggaagccaaggcgggattcaagagtagcctggccaatatattgaacagcctggccaatatagcaagaacctgtctctacaaagtatatttaaaaaaaaatagtcagatgtggtggcacacccttgtagtcccagctacttgggaggctgaggtaggaggatgacttgagctcaggaggctgagggtgcagtaagcagtgatcacgtcactggactccagcatgggtgacagtgagaccctgtctctaaaaataatgataattagtTAGAATTTGAACTCAAGTCCTTTGATTCCCAGCACACAGAGCCTTTCCTTGCCACACCACAGTGCCTCTTGCTAACCTGAACATGGTGAGGAGCAGTGCAGCAGTCTGTATACCACCAACCAAAACTTGACTCAGTAGATGCTATGTAGATGCACGGAAGTCTGAGTAAAATGAATCCTATTATCTTGGAAGAGGAATTCGTGTATCATTTTCAATGTTGTTCTAGATAATCCTGATGTGCTTGATAAATAACAACTGGTATGTGAATAACCATAAAATTGCCATAATTATAAACAGAATTACAAATGATAATAGACTGGGGACAAGCTACTAAGcaatatgttaaatattaaaagagttCACATGGGAATGTATATTATTGAACCTTCTGAAATGCATATTAAAGAACGATCTTGATTAAAGTATCAATACAAAATGGTTTTAAGATTCTGagtttttataatacattttccaattttcttgtttaaaaatataaaaaatgatttattatatcataatttttttcacttcaaaaATTGAGTCTTCTCTTGGAAAAACAATTACTTGCTAGTAGCTTCCTTTTAAGCATATTTTGGTTATTAGAAGGCCTTCACTGTGGGAGAAATCTTGTGAAAGAATTTACGACCTTGGGAATTggcattttcaaaaatgtaaccTGGAGGAGACGAGTAACTTGTTGGGCAAATTTCCTGTTTTTTGGTGTGTACTCTACAGAGTACATGGTCACATCATCAAATGGAACAGAACTcttaaaagcaatatttaaagaTTTGCAACTCTCTGTTGGAATCAATTTGTGTGGCCCATAGTGAGATCTGAAAGTGCTCAAACCATCAAATTTTCCAGATGGGTTGGGAATCTGCTGCTTCTTAATAAGTCCTTGACGACAATTTTCCCATGCTGGAAAATCTTCCTTCATGGTGCTTTTTCCTTCGAAAGGAAAATTGTTACTTCTTCTATGAGAAACTGGCCTGATGGGAACTACATGGTTGGTCTGATATGGAACATAGTCAAGATGGCTTGTGCTGTTTAATAGATGTTACCTGTAGGAGGCACATACTCTGGTACTTTCTTGACCTCAGATGGTGGGATTTCCCATGGTTGAAAACATTCAAGGAATTCAGTGCTTCCTTCAAACCAAGCATTCTGGGTCACTCTGGTGTGTACAGGTCTGCAGATTTTTGCAGTTTCACCAATAAGACCCTGAAAGTCATACCGGTGAGCTGTGAGATCCTCAAAGCATTGGTCAGTTGGTTTGCAAACTTCTTTTGGCCTTTCAAACTTGAGTTCAAGCTGATGAGGTATATAATCAAGGCAATGACTTGTAATGCCATTAAAAGGGGCTGTAGAACGTTTGACCACAGAGGAGGGTTTAAAGATTTGCCTAGGCTTTATCTCCTGAGGAACAAAGTCATCCTGAAATGTAGCTGAATTTCCAAATTTCACAGTAGGGGGTTGATAAGTTTGTTCTGGCTTATAAAGTTCACTTTTATGAAGGTCATAAGCTCTATAATcatcttgaaaattaaaacaaagtaaaaacatttttaaacgcTGAAGAAAACAACCATCTTCTAAAAATCATAACTGATTTCTCTCATTGCCAAAcatctttccatttcctttggaAATCTAAACAATAGTATCAGAATACAGTTTCTCTGATTcctttcagatttgttctttttcttcattttcacctTCCTCTACCCATCTCCTCACTTTAATAGATATAATTTTCCACTTTCAAATTCATCTGATTACATAACAAAGGAAAAGCATATCTGAGCCTGATTGTGGATAGTTCTTGAAAGCCAAAAGGACTGTGTTGTAGGTGAGGACAGAGTTTAGGAGATTATGGTTGTATTCCTAGGAAGTGGTTGGGATTTTAAGTACAACTCACAAAATGCTAAGGTATGTCTAAAATCCAGGGCTTGAAATAAAATCAAGTGCCCTCATGTGTAGACAAAAGTAATACAGATATTACTCCTTGCTTTGGAGAGACTCATCAAAGgagagaaaattttaattctgGTATACTCTAGGAAGCTACAGAAAGAACTCCTTGAGCAAAGATACAGGGTAACTTGTATCTTTGCTCAAGGAGATCTCCCAGAAAGATCTCTGGCTTCAACTTTCCCTCATGAAAAGGACTTTAAGGCATTCCCAAAAGATAGAGGGCCATCTAGAGGCCAGAGGCCAAAGGTGTTTGAAATTGTAGAATTTGAAGTGACCATCAGAGCAAAGATCTGGAGTTTGGAAGTTAAATAACCTTAAGCCTACTTCCTGCAGTTTACCTAGACTGTGGAGCATTTTGGGTCACTCTGGTGTCTACAGGGTGATGACTTGTAATACCATTACAAGTTGGTAATGGTACACTTCACTAAAactgaaatgtttatatttcaactaaggattatttgtattttctatttctagatgAGGAAGATAATAAGCTAGGAAATACCAGAAAATTGACTTcaccggccgggcatggtggctcatgcctgtaatcccagcactttgggaggccgaggtgggtggatcataaggtcaggagttctagatcagcctggccaacacggtgaaaccccatctctactaaaaatacaaaaattagccgggcgtggtggcaggctcctgtaatcccagctacttaggaggctgaggcaggagaatcgcttgaacccgggaggtggaggttgcagtgagccaagatcatgccactgcaatccagcctgggcgacagagcaagaatccgcctcaaaaaaaaaaaaaaaaaaaaaaactttgacttcacctcaaaatatgtatttctaaataccaaaaatgaatttataaatgacagaaatttattataCAAGATAACATACTAAAATCAGAACTAAAGTCTATGCAGTATTTACAGGAAAGGTCAAACCTTGAAAACTTATTATGTGGATATCTTCTTCAAAGAGATAAAATGTTTATCCATTTCTGCCAAAATGGCCAACTTTTGGACTAAATGATCAAGTTACTGATGTTTGGATGAGAGAGGGCACCTGACTCAAGAATAGGCGACCTTTAGGCCAGCAGAGACCTTGAAGACAAACTGACAGAAAAGATGAGCTAGATCAAGCATTCTTATTCTTGTAAAcctaaaattgaaaataatgagTGAGATAGAAATGAGAGAATTGAAAAGGATGCCAGGAGGTAGTGCTGAAGAGCCATGGAAAGCTGAAGTTACATTCAAAACAGACctgtaaagaaacagaaaagataactagTCAGAGGCGGCCAGTTAGTAAAGTGGCAATCAGAGCAGATGAGTGAAGTGAAGGTGCTGTGAGAGAAATCATGTAGCTCACTGCGGAGATGAAGGGAAAAGCTCTTCCTTGAAGCTCCCTGGCACCTGATAGTTTTCCATTTTCAGTTCACCTGAAGCTTTAccagagtcttttttttcttgaggtacCATGAGGGAATCTCTCTTCTTTGCAAAGTAAAGTATAAAAGTATAACACCATTTTTCACTagctaaaagaaatcacagatgttATTAAAGATCTACAGTTCCACACAATCATATAGGGAGAATTCTTGCtaccacaaaagagaaaaaagattttcATTGTAAGAGAGTAAACAGAAGACAATATTTTCCCTCACCAAACCAGCTTTGGTTTTCAAAATGGAAGCAAGAATTTGGACACTGAGAGATGGATGTAATAGTGTACAATAGTATGAATGTCAGTTCTAGCTAATTGCAGAAAATTGATTTTCTCCCCATAAATATGCCTATGCTCATATGCCTGGAATACTTATTATCTGTTCTGGAATATTTATTGATAACATTCTAGCAATACCTTTAAAACACCATAATCTTTATCAtgtgtttttaatgtttcatgatacttaaggaaaaaacaaacatttagtaatttgctgtttaatttccaaatatttggggatttttctacattttttttgtattattgatgtctaatttaattctgttatGATCAAAAACACACATTgcatgatttcaattcttttatatttgttaagGTTTGTTTTATGACTCCAAATATAGTTTATCTGGATGAAGCTTTCatgtgcatttgaaaagaatgtgtattctgttactGTTGGCAGAAGTGCTTTACAAATGTCAATTTGGACAAATTgttgatagtgttgttcaggTCTTTATATTCTTACTTATTACCTGTCTATGTTCTACAGATTACTTAAAGagagtgttgaaatctccaactacaaatgcatatttttacatttcttatgtTAATACTATAAGTGTTTGCTGCTTTGTATATTAGAAG
This region includes:
- the LOC126958089 gene encoding LOW QUALITY PROTEIN: stabilizer of axonemal microtubules 2-like (The sequence of the model RefSeq protein was modified relative to this genomic sequence to represent the inferred CDS: inserted 2 bases in 2 codons): MGAKSMRSWCLCQICTCGRHHCPHGITRIYENSGVFCPTTEYLEKYPMYDNVLPAQSLKPKQEIRACRGKMEGITIFKLDYRPYEIFKQPRHVPEEYKPKQGKIDLGITYKRDFNSYKVQPVAIVQPLERQQVKKGKLDTVPTYKDDYRAYDLHKSELYKPEQTYQPPTVKFGNSATFQDDFVPQEIKPRQIFKPSSVVKRSTAPFNGITSHCLDYIPHQLELKFERPKEVCKPTDQCFEDLTAHRYDFQGLIGETAKICRPVHTRVTQNAWFEGSTEFLECFQPWEIPPSEVKKVPEYVPPTGNXLLNSTSHLDYVPYQTNHVVPIRPVSHRRSNNFPFEGKSTMKEDFPAWENCRQGLIKKQQIPNPSGKFDGLSTFRSHYGPHKLIPTESCKSLNIAFKSSVPFDDVTMYSVEYTPKXQEICPTSYSSPPGYIFENANSQGRKFFHKISPTVKAF